A DNA window from Candidatus Binatia bacterium contains the following coding sequences:
- a CDS encoding CHAT domain-containing protein, translating to MKASKTLVGLLCSFVLTCLLVTVCFAQKYRSDPNSARDAIAKGEAKEFLSAMEAQGQEAEKNGKWALAASAYNEAAWAAQNSGQLQKALSYAGKALEFAEKTGDQEPRVRAIFLLAQVHGNLRQYEKAREWTEKGIETAKKLSPGPFKEGYDGHFNRMLGADFLRRGDLQKAIEHLSYSVRVQDSRLSYLTTVKRLKSGVLHTAVHLVVISLAQLAEAYQRTGNMEAAIKTYEKGIDLIERFSARTQAESSLYLGLGQVYLARKDFPRALENLKKALALAESQQRPIAISSASLRIGDVFNQSGKPAEAIPYYRRAIQQVESTRTLLQSEEHRQSFFEGELGAYVKMMKALLSAGKAEDAFNYGERARSRTFLDILGSKVQLSRVQGGLLEEERALQERIAALKAKSAAGEEEGVGTERESSRRELAEAEKSYEAFLSKVRKQDKEQASLMSVEPLTLKEVQEHLEPGVSMLEYFVTEQEALLWIVEKDKAQFVRVPIERRTLIAKVTSLRESIYNVADEEKFKASSQELYDLLLKPALSHVRGKELLIVPHDVLHYVPFQALLSPEGKYLIQDYPVYYLSSASLMQFTRAKRRGSGESALVMGNPSLGDEAYNLRFAEREAKEVATLYPQSAVYVLADASKIRAVTMSPKYDMLHFAVHAELNEDDPLSSALLLAGDGHDDGRLSVGEIFSLGLKAAMVVLSACDTGLGKLSNGDEMIGLTRAFIYAGSPSVVTTLWKVNDRAGYELIREFYRHLKTTNKSEALRRAQLKTMEQFPEPFYWAAYGLTGER from the coding sequence ATGAAAGCGTCGAAGACGTTAGTCGGCTTGCTCTGCAGTTTTGTCCTTACATGCCTTCTCGTGACGGTTTGCTTCGCCCAGAAGTACCGGTCGGATCCAAATTCCGCCCGCGACGCGATCGCGAAGGGAGAAGCGAAAGAGTTTTTGAGCGCGATGGAGGCACAAGGCCAAGAGGCGGAAAAAAACGGAAAGTGGGCTCTGGCGGCAAGCGCCTACAACGAGGCTGCATGGGCCGCCCAGAACAGCGGCCAATTGCAGAAGGCCCTCTCTTACGCCGGCAAAGCGCTGGAGTTCGCAGAAAAAACAGGGGATCAAGAACCGCGGGTCCGAGCCATTTTTCTCCTGGCCCAAGTGCACGGCAACCTGAGGCAATACGAAAAAGCTAGGGAATGGACAGAGAAGGGAATCGAGACCGCGAAGAAGTTGTCGCCTGGGCCGTTCAAAGAAGGTTACGATGGGCATTTTAATAGGATGTTAGGAGCGGATTTTCTGCGTCGTGGAGATCTGCAAAAGGCGATTGAGCACCTCTCCTATTCCGTTCGAGTCCAGGACTCCCGACTGAGTTATCTTACGACTGTAAAAAGGTTAAAATCTGGTGTCTTACACACTGCGGTTCACTTGGTGGTCATTAGTCTCGCTCAGCTTGCGGAGGCGTATCAACGGACCGGCAATATGGAAGCAGCGATCAAGACTTATGAAAAGGGAATCGATCTTATCGAACGATTCAGCGCGAGGACGCAAGCAGAAAGCAGTCTCTATCTGGGGTTAGGCCAAGTTTATCTCGCTCGAAAAGACTTTCCTCGTGCGCTGGAAAATCTCAAGAAGGCGCTGGCCCTGGCCGAAAGCCAACAAAGGCCGATTGCGATCAGCTCCGCGAGCCTTCGGATCGGCGATGTCTTTAATCAAAGCGGAAAGCCCGCTGAGGCCATTCCCTACTATCGGAGAGCTATCCAACAAGTCGAATCGACCCGCACCCTGCTCCAGTCGGAAGAACACAGACAATCCTTTTTCGAAGGGGAATTGGGCGCCTATGTCAAAATGATGAAGGCTCTTCTCTCCGCAGGAAAGGCAGAGGACGCCTTTAATTACGGCGAGCGCGCACGCTCCCGGACCTTCCTGGATATTTTAGGCAGTAAAGTTCAGTTGTCGAGAGTGCAGGGCGGCCTGCTGGAAGAGGAGAGAGCTTTGCAGGAGCGGATCGCTGCGCTTAAGGCCAAGTCGGCGGCGGGCGAGGAGGAAGGAGTCGGGACGGAGAGAGAGAGTTCAAGGAGAGAGCTGGCGGAAGCCGAGAAATCCTACGAGGCTTTTCTTTCCAAGGTTCGAAAACAAGATAAGGAACAGGCCTCGCTCATGAGCGTCGAGCCTCTCACTCTAAAAGAAGTCCAGGAGCATTTAGAGCCGGGCGTGAGCATGCTGGAGTATTTTGTGACGGAGCAGGAAGCTCTGCTTTGGATCGTGGAGAAAGATAAGGCGCAGTTTGTAAGAGTTCCTATCGAGAGGAGGACGTTAATTGCCAAGGTGACCTCTTTGAGGGAGAGCATCTATAACGTCGCCGATGAGGAGAAATTCAAGGCTTCTTCGCAGGAGCTTTATGATCTTCTGCTAAAGCCGGCGCTTTCCCACGTACGGGGCAAGGAGCTTTTGATCGTTCCGCACGACGTGCTGCATTACGTGCCCTTTCAGGCGCTGCTCTCGCCAGAGGGCAAATATTTGATTCAGGACTACCCGGTTTACTATCTATCGAGTGCCAGTTTGATGCAGTTTACCCGCGCGAAGAGGAGAGGGAGCGGAGAGAGTGCTTTGGTGATGGGAAATCCAAGTCTAGGAGATGAGGCGTACAATCTTCGGTTTGCCGAGCGGGAGGCCAAAGAAGTAGCAACGCTTTATCCTCAGAGCGCCGTGTATGTCCTCGCAGACGCGAGCAAAATTCGGGCTGTCACCATGAGTCCCAAGTACGATATGCTGCACTTTGCCGTACATGCCGAGCTTAACGAGGACGACCCTTTGAGTTCGGCTCTTCTGCTGGCAGGAGACGGACACGACGACGGACGGCTTAGCGTGGGAGAGATATTCTCTTTGGGCCTTAAGGCGGCCATGGTAGTTCTTTCGGCGTGTGACACCGGTCTGGGCAAGCTGAGCAATGGGGACGAGATGATCGGGCTCACACGGGCGTTTATCTATGCAGGAAGTCCGTCGGTCGTCACGACGCTATGGAAGGTCAATGACAGGGCGGGATACGAGCTGATACGCGAATTTTATCGCCACTTGAAAACGACCAACAAGTCGGAGGCGCTAAGGCGGGCGCAGCTCAAAACGATGGAACAATTTCCCGAGCCGTTTTACTGGGCCGCCTATGGGCTGACGGGAGAGCGGTGA
- a CDS encoding M24 family metallopeptidase: MDEIEKLIVPRFSLAERDRRWRLVRRLMAEEGLDAIVTAVNTGHWDHFQANTRYLTGIGGNCGEAAAVFPLEGEVTAIAMAIPPIHYWLGFQDWVTDVRNCNRYFGRGVVERLRELNVEQGRIGVAGLYNVSRAPEGVMPYGTMRAIEKAFPRATFVDATDLLERAKYVKSREEIDALAKAVELVEKAIDAMAQTARPGVRECEVYAAMIHAMVKEGGELPTMLQWSAGPEPHGNNIMPTLRPLQNGDIVMNEIEARWLGYVGQGVQPMFIGRVEPVWHDIFRTCQEILQATYEIFKPGLTIGELNRFVVDWGKKHTSSFTLRPLFHGRGLGDDAPVSARSTTDAHARWKLEENVVFILKPTVATPDGNKRLYWGDCVVCTPEGARRLGKRSIDVIEVQ; encoded by the coding sequence GTGGATGAAATTGAAAAATTGATCGTGCCGCGCTTCTCGCTGGCCGAGCGCGACCGGCGCTGGCGGCTCGTGCGGCGGCTCATGGCCGAAGAGGGGCTGGACGCGATCGTCACCGCCGTCAACACCGGCCACTGGGACCACTTTCAAGCCAACACGCGCTATTTGACGGGCATCGGCGGCAACTGCGGCGAGGCCGCGGCGGTCTTTCCCCTGGAGGGCGAAGTCACCGCGATCGCGATGGCCATCCCTCCCATCCACTACTGGCTCGGCTTCCAGGACTGGGTCACGGACGTGCGCAACTGCAATCGCTATTTCGGCAGGGGCGTGGTCGAGCGCTTGCGCGAGCTCAACGTCGAGCAAGGCCGCATCGGCGTCGCGGGACTTTACAACGTCAGCCGCGCTCCCGAAGGCGTCATGCCTTACGGCACGATGCGCGCGATCGAGAAAGCGTTTCCGCGCGCGACCTTCGTCGATGCGACGGATTTGCTGGAGCGGGCGAAATACGTCAAGAGCCGCGAGGAGATCGACGCTCTGGCGAAGGCGGTCGAGCTGGTCGAAAAAGCGATCGACGCCATGGCGCAAACCGCGCGTCCCGGCGTGCGCGAGTGCGAGGTCTATGCGGCGATGATCCACGCGATGGTCAAAGAAGGCGGCGAGCTGCCGACGATGCTGCAATGGTCCGCGGGTCCCGAGCCGCACGGCAACAACATCATGCCGACTCTGCGTCCGCTCCAGAACGGCGACATCGTGATGAACGAGATCGAAGCGCGCTGGCTCGGCTACGTCGGCCAGGGCGTGCAGCCGATGTTCATCGGCCGCGTCGAGCCGGTATGGCACGACATCTTTCGCACCTGTCAAGAAATTTTGCAGGCCACCTATGAGATTTTTAAGCCGGGTCTCACGATCGGCGAGTTGAATCGGTTCGTCGTCGATTGGGGGAAAAAGCACACCTCCTCCTTCACGCTCCGGCCGCTGTTTCACGGGCGCGGTCTGGGCGACGACGCGCCGGTTTCCGCGCGTTCGACGACCGACGCGCACGCCCGCTGGAAGCTTGAAGAAAACGTCGTCTTTATTCTGAAGCCGACGGTGGCGACGCCGGACGGCAATAAGCGTTTGTACTGGGGCGACTGCGTGGTTTGCACGCCCGAAGGCGCGCGGCGGCTGGGCAAGCGGTCGATCGATGTGATCGAGGTTCAGTAG
- a CDS encoding VOC family protein, whose protein sequence is MEPKTSTAGTVQHLDHFVLPVMQPERAEKFYVEVLGGRVLRKMNDASVNRTFIKVGQNHIGLFSQNKAALPKPETLDSFPRYSFEVSAGDFQKITLKLHVADGLARKIEKRGIATGCGAHEGIACADSEGNLLELFRGEDAPTRLHHLHFDTLDLKESIRFYTEILKLTLLERDKGLAVIGVPSRQSIVLHEVAALSPVTTTTYRGRHFAFHVRDDDFHAIVERLHRAGIDERDDHGEREGRRPGQLGTYFKEPSGFRLQITNEDSATFAAHAA, encoded by the coding sequence ATGGAACCAAAAACCAGCACGGCCGGAACCGTGCAGCATTTGGATCATTTCGTGCTGCCGGTGATGCAGCCGGAGCGCGCGGAAAAATTCTACGTCGAGGTGTTGGGCGGAAGGGTCCTGCGCAAGATGAACGACGCCAGCGTGAACCGCACCTTCATCAAGGTCGGACAAAACCATATCGGTCTTTTCTCCCAGAACAAAGCGGCTCTTCCCAAGCCGGAAACGTTGGATTCCTTTCCGCGTTATAGTTTCGAGGTTTCGGCGGGCGACTTCCAGAAAATAACGTTAAAGCTTCACGTCGCCGACGGTCTCGCGAGAAAAATTGAGAAAAGGGGCATCGCGACGGGCTGCGGCGCGCACGAGGGCATTGCCTGCGCCGATTCCGAGGGTAATCTTTTAGAGCTGTTCCGCGGCGAAGACGCTCCGACCCGGCTGCACCATCTCCATTTCGACACGCTCGATCTGAAGGAGAGCATCCGGTTTTACACCGAGATTCTGAAACTCACTCTGCTCGAGCGCGATAAAGGGCTGGCCGTCATCGGCGTGCCGAGCCGTCAGAGCATCGTGCTCCACGAAGTGGCCGCGCTCTCGCCCGTCACCACGACGACCTATCGCGGCAGGCATTTTGCTTTTCACGTCCGGGACGACGATTTTCACGCCATCGTCGAGCGGCTCCATCGGGCCGGGATCGACGAGCGGGACGACCACGGCGAGAGGGAAGGTCGCCGGCCCGGGCAGCTCGGGACTTATTTCAAGGAGCCGAGCGGCTTCCGCTTGCAGATCACCAACGAGGACTCGGCGACGTTTGCCGCGCACGCGGCTTAA